One Maniola hyperantus chromosome 17, iAphHyp1.2, whole genome shotgun sequence DNA window includes the following coding sequences:
- the LOC117990324 gene encoding arrestin domain-containing protein 2-like: protein MGFDEGRMVLDSPNGTYYSGQTVQGRLIFQQDKVKSFRGIFVKFKGFCHVHWTTTRTRTVNGKSQSYTVHHNAHEEYCRAKVYLVGSESGEHTIGPGKHEYSFQFHLPNDCPPSFEGAYGHIRYEIKAVVDRAFKFDQEKKIAVRVMRPLDLNLDPYCREPIELQFEETYCCCCSTSGVCDVSVKLPVAGYCPGQVIPVEVVCSNKGTVQIDDIKLYITKKVLFIATSEPGRKKCKDTVVEIKKGPIPGNTNRNWTVEMEVPALDVYNLTSCQYIKLEYAFKVVVSPEGCHSDSKETRRLVIGTVPLVGFQDNVQNPLHDQMPQPIPQHMSSYPPIINAYPEGNPQPYPGNSPYPPANPYPSGDQPNPPYPQSNSPYPPNSSPYPPNSSPYPPENSSYPSANPPYPNVTPYRDNPPPYPGNLTGPGSNPPYPAENPPYPNEKSPFLDANSANPGANPPYPGANPPYPASNSPYPPQNMPYETKSNPSPGNVGGLKTGNLGFTMPSGGSGLNLPPLPSNNSGSPRPASPYVAASAPAPDSPDSALPEKKD, encoded by the exons atggGATTCGATGAAGGTCGAATGGTTCTGGATAGTCCAAATGGAACTTATTATTCAGGTCAGACGGTTCAAGGGAGACTGATATTTCAACAAGACAAAGttaaaagttttcgtg GTATATTTGTAAAATTCAAAGGATTCTGCCACGTGCACTGGACGACTACGCGCACTCGAACTGTGAATGGCAAATCACAATCTTATACAGTGCATCATAATGCACACGAGGAATATTGCAGAGCCAAAGTGTATCTGGTTGGTAGTGAATCag GGGAGCACACGATCGGGCCAGGCAAACATGAGTATTCGTTCCAATTCCATCTGCCAAACGACTGTCCGCCGTCATTTGAAGGAGCCTACGGGCACATCCGATATGAGATCAAGGCAGTGGTGGACCGAGCCTTCAAGTTTGACCAGGAGAAGAAGATCGCCGTTAGAGTCATGCGTCCTTTAGATCTCAATTTGGACCCTTATTGTAGA GAGCCCATAGAGTTGCAGTTCGAGGAGACCTACTGCTGCTGCTGCTCGACCTCTGGCGTGTGTGACGTGTCAGTGAAACTGCCTGTGGCCGGCTACTGTCCCGGACAGGTCATCCCCGTCGAGGTGGTCTGCAGCAACAAGGGCACTGTGCAGATCGACGACATCAAGCTCTACATCACTAag AAAGTACTATTCATAGCGACAAGCGAGCCCGGTCGAAAGAAATGCAAGGACACTGTGGTGGAGATCAAGAAGGGGCCCATACCCGGCAACACCAACCGCAACTGGACCGTAGAGATGGAGGTGCCTGCCTTGGACGTGTACAACTTGACCTCATGCCAGTATATCAAACTGGAGTACGCATTCaaa GTTGTTGTTAGCCCTGAAGGGTGTCACTCCGACTCGAAAGAGACCCGCAGGCTCGTCATAGGGACTGTCCCACTTGTGGGATTCCAGGACAATGTACAGAACCCACTGCATGACCAAATGCCACAACCGATCCCTCAACACATGTCTTCCTACCCACCAATTATTAACGCTTACCCTGAGGGTAACCCACAACCGTATCCCGGAAATTCGCCGTACCCCCCCGCTAATCCTTACCCAAGTGGTGATCAACCAAATCCACCATATCCTCAATCAAATTCGCCATATCCTCCTAACAGCTCACCATATCCTCCTAACAGCTCCCCATATCCTCCTGAAAACTCATCTTACCCGTCTGCAAATCCACCGTACCCTAACGTAACTCCTTACCGGGATAACCCTCCGCCTTACCCTGGTAATTTAACTGGTCCTGGATCTAACCCGCCCTACCCCGCTGAAAATCCGCCATACCCTAATGAAAAATCACCTTTCCTTGATGCAAATTCGGCTAACCCCGGTGCAAATCCACCTTATCCCGGTGCAAATCCGCCTTACCCGGCCTCAAATTCGCCATACCCACCACAAAATATGCCATACGAAACAAAGTCAAACCCAAGTCCTGGAAATGTAGGGGGATTAAAAACTGGCAATCTTGGATTTACGATGCCAAGTGGCGGATCTGGATTGAATTTACCGCCTTTGCCTTCTAATAATTCTGGTTcg CCTCGTCCCGCGAGCCCGTACGTGGCGGCGAGCGCGCCCGCACCCGACTCGCCCGACAGCGCTCTTCCTGAAA AAAAAGATTAA
- the LOC117990200 gene encoding arrestin domain-containing protein 17-like — protein sequence MGLDDGQLELNSPNGTYYPGQTVQGKLIIQQDKVKIFRGIYVKLKGFCYVHWTTRRSKTVNGKKEYRTINHSAHEEYINYKVYLVGGESGERSTGPGKYEYPFQFRLPNNCPASFEGQHGHIRYEIKAVVDGALQLDQEEKIAVRVVTPVDLNLDPYCREPIELQMEETYRCCCISSGACDVAVNLPVSGYCPGQTIPVELVCNNKGRVEIKNIKLSIMKQLIYIATSKAENRINARNTCGETVVEIKKGPIPARTNRNWTVEMEVPAMDAYDLTGCEYIKLEYKFKVIINPKGCHSDTEDSRRIVIGTVPLVGYQDNIPNPLQDQLPQPIPEKSSYPSTINEGNPPFPNPEPYPGNSQYPPANSYPNDDKSNSPYPPNSSSYPSSNPLYPDVTPYMDNPPPYPGNLTDPVSNPPYPAENPPYPNEKSPFLDASSPTSGAKVDPGSNSPSGGSGRNLPLLSPNSPVSPRPASPFATASAPAPDSPDSALPEKKD from the exons ATGGGGCTCGATGATGGCCAACTCGAATTGAACAGTCCAAACGGGACATATTATCCAGGCCAGACAGTTCAAGGAAAGCTGATAATTCAACAAGACAAAGTTAAAATTTTTCGCG gCATATATGTGAAATTAAAAGGCTTCTGCTATGTACATTGGACAACAAGACGCTCGAAAACTGTGAACGGCAAAAAAGAATATAGAACTATAAACCACAGTGCACACGAGGAATATATCAATTACAAAGTCTATTTGGTTGGTGGTGAATCAG GGGAGCGCTCAACTGGTCCAGGCAAGTATGAATATCCGTTCCAATTCCGTCTGCCCAACAACTGTCCGGCGTCATTTGAAGGGCAACACGGTCACATCCGGTACGAGATCAAGGCAGTGGTGGACGGAGCCCTCCAGTTGGACCAGGAGGAGAAGATAGCTGTTAGAGTTGTGACTCCTGTGGATCTCAATTTGGACCCTTATTGTAGA GAGCCCATAGAGCTGCAGATGGAAGAGACCTACCGCTGCTGCTGCATAAGCTCTGGCGCCTGTGACGTGGCGGTGAACCTGCCCGTGTCGGGCTACTGTCCCGGACAGACCATCCCCGTTGAGCTGGTCTGCAACAACAAGGGCAGGGTGGAGATCAAAAATATCAAGCTCAGCATTATGAAG CAATTGATATACATAGCGACGAGTAAGGCCGAGAATCGAATCAACGCTCGGAACACATGTGGGGAAACTGTGGTGGAGATCAAGAAGGGGCCCATTCCCGCTCGCACCAACCGCAACTGGACCGTAGAGATGGAGGTGCCTGCAATGGACGCGTACGACTTAACCGGATGCGAGTATATCAAACTGGAGTATAAATTCAAA GTTATCATTAACCCCAAAGGATGTCACTCTGACACTGAAGACTCCCGTAGGATCGTAATAGGGACCGTCCCACTTGTGGGATACCAGGACAACATACCCAACCCACTGCAAGACCAACTGCCCCAACCGATCCCTGAAAAATCTTCCTACCCATCTACGATCAACGAGGGTAACCCACCCTTCCCAAACCCAGAACCGTATCCTGGAAATTCGCAGTACCCTCCCGCTAATTCTTACCCAAATGATGATAAATCAAATTCACCATATCCTCCTAACAGCTCATCTTACCCCTCTTCAAATCCACTGTACCCTGACGTAACTCCTTACATGGATAATCCTCCGCCTTACCCTGGTAATTTAACTGATCCTGTATCTAACCCGCCTTACCCCGCTGAAAATCCGCCATACCCTAATGAAAAGTCACCTTTCCTTGATGCAAGTTCGCCTACCTCTGGTGCAAAAGTGGATCCCGGATCTAATTCGCCAAGTGGTGGATCTGGAAGGAATTTGCCTCTTTTGTCACCTAACAGTCCTGTTTCG CCGCGTCCCGCGAGCCCGTTCGCCACAGCGAGCGCGCCCGCACCCGACTCGCCCGACAGCGCTCTTCCTGAAA AAAAAGATTAA